One window of the Populus nigra chromosome 4, ddPopNigr1.1, whole genome shotgun sequence genome contains the following:
- the LOC133691546 gene encoding auxin-responsive protein SAUR36-like, translating into MMRKNRGFKIGKRFVRISTWIFSRTRIHPPGCNSIGPSESTCSSKSKSLSKIINWGRRLTKGAKSICSAKPRSGYIPVGHEPVCDKPVPVPKGHLAVYVGQKDGEFHRVLVPLIYFNHPLFGELLREAEEEYGFNQQGGITIPCRFSEFERVQTRIKSGSCGRKLTWKRNHH; encoded by the coding sequence ATGATGAGAAAGAATAGAGGTTTCAAGATCGGCAAACGGTTTGTCCGGATCTCAACTTGGATCTTCAGTCGGACGCGGATCCACCCACCGGGTTGCAACTCCATAGGCCCATCAGAATCAACATGCAGTTCGAAGTCAAAGTCCTTATCGAAAATCATCAATTGGGGCCGTCGTTTAACAAAAGGAGCTAAATCAATTTGCAGCGCAAAACCCCGGTCGGGTTATATACCCGTGGGTCATGAACCGGTTTGTGATAAACCTGTTCCAGTACCAAAAGGGCATTTGGCTGTTTATGTGGGTCAAAAAGATGGTGAGTTTCATAGAGTTTTGGtgcctttgatttattttaatcaccCTTTGTTTGGTGAATTATTAAGAGAAGCAGAAGAGGAATATGGTTTTAATCAACAAGGTGGGATTACCATTCCTTGCCGGTTTTCGGAGTTTGAGAGGGTCCAAACCCGGATTAAATCGGGGTCATGTGGAAGGAAGCTGACGTGGAAACGTAACCACCATTGa